From the Candidatus Angelobacter sp. genome, the window AACCCGATCACACCAGTCGCCAAAGCGCTCGTTCGCGTTCCGCTCCTGCGCGTACCGCGTCAACACGGGCCGCAGATCATTCTCGATTTCCGAATCCTTGACCACGTCTTTCCACAAACGGTTGAGCCGCGTGCCAGCGGTGTTGCCTCCGAGCCACACCTGGTAACGGCCCGGTGATTTGCCGACGAACGCGATTTCCGCCATGTAGGGACGCGCGCAACCGTTCGGGCAGCCGGTCGAACGAATGATGATTTCCTCACCGGCCAGTCCGGCCTCGGCGCAGAGCTTTTCGATGCGTTCAATCAAATCTGGCAGCATCCGTTCCGACTCGGCGAGCGCCAGTCCGCAGGTCGGCAGCGCCGGACAGGCGAGCGCCGCGGCTTGCAACACCGTCGC encodes:
- a CDS encoding sulfite reductase produces the protein LKYVVAERGADWTRTEIETRAGFKFAPARPYQFTTMGDLYGWHKQTDGRWFLTLFVQTGRVKDATGHRLKTALREVAGGFPGVEFRLTTNQNLILANVFESDKAGVNALLTGHGVKTENQATVLQAAALACPALPTCGLALAESERMLPDLIERIEKLCAEAGLAGEEIIIRSTGCPNGCARPYMAEIAFVGKSPGRYQVWLGGNTAGTRLNRLWKDVVKDSEIENDLRPVLTRYAQERNANERFGDWCDRVFLEGNATAAN